In Brevibacillus brevis, a genomic segment contains:
- a CDS encoding NAD(P)-dependent oxidoreductase: MGQAMAGAFLERGYMVTVWNRTPGKADELVAKGAVRASTVNKALAANELVILSLTDYDVMYAILEPAAEQLSGKVFVNLSSDTPQKARQAAKWLAERGARHLTGGVQVPPSGIGKPESSTYYSGSREVFDAHRNTLEVITSTDYRGEDPGLAMLYYQIQMDIFWTSMLSYLHALAVANANGITAEQFLPYASATLSSLPGFVEFYTSRLDAGKHPGDVDRLAMGFASVEHVVHTTEDAGIDIALPAAVLKVFQRGMENGHAGDSFTSLIDIFKKTAVRP, translated from the coding sequence ATGGGCCAGGCAATGGCAGGCGCCTTCCTGGAACGCGGCTATATGGTAACCGTATGGAATCGGACCCCCGGCAAAGCTGACGAGCTTGTTGCGAAAGGTGCCGTCAGAGCATCCACAGTCAACAAGGCGTTAGCCGCAAACGAGCTGGTGATCCTCAGCCTGACCGATTACGATGTGATGTACGCGATACTCGAGCCGGCTGCGGAACAACTGTCCGGCAAGGTTTTCGTCAACCTAAGTTCTGATACCCCCCAGAAAGCCCGTCAAGCGGCGAAGTGGCTGGCCGAACGCGGAGCCCGTCATCTCACTGGCGGTGTGCAGGTGCCGCCATCAGGCATCGGCAAGCCCGAGTCTTCCACCTATTACAGCGGTTCAAGGGAGGTTTTCGATGCCCATCGAAATACTCTGGAGGTGATCACAAGCACCGACTATCGGGGGGAAGACCCTGGGCTTGCCATGCTGTACTACCAGATCCAGATGGACATATTCTGGACCTCGATGCTTAGCTACCTGCATGCTCTTGCGGTGGCCAACGCGAACGGGATTACAGCGGAGCAGTTCCTGCCGTATGCTTCCGCTACGCTTTCCTCGCTTCCTGGGTTTGTCGAGTTTTACACTTCTCGACTCGACGCTGGCAAGCACCCTGGCGACGTGGACAGACTTGCCATGGGCTTTGCGAGCGTCGAGCACGTCGTTCATACGACCGAAGACGCCGGTATTGACATTGCCTTGCCAGCTGCTGTTCTGAAAGTCTTCCAACGAGGCATGGAAAATGGTCACGCAGGCGATAGTTTTACAAGCCTGATTGACATCTTCAAAAAAACGGCTGTTCGTCCATAG
- a CDS encoding SRPBCC family protein: protein MNQRLTTHATFQIERVYQASLERVFAAWSDRTAKARWFQPSEEFDFRVDGREISRGGPSGGPVYTFEAHYQEIVHSERLVYTYSLDKGETRLSVSVATIELIPVSDGVKLIYTEQGAFLEGSDTPEMREQGTKDMLDLLGKSLGKSNPDTFELLSERKFDVPRDLVYRAWTDPELLSQWWGPNGFTNTIHTFDPRPGGVWELTMHAPNGASFPNRNVFREIGPARIVVQHESKPHFLLASTFEDVDGGTAMTFRQTFETEEDFHKLKPICEEANEQNLDRLGSVLKKLCESV from the coding sequence ATGAATCAACGACTTACGACTCACGCTACCTTTCAAATCGAACGAGTTTATCAGGCATCGCTAGAGCGCGTGTTTGCGGCATGGTCGGACCGGACCGCCAAAGCACGCTGGTTCCAGCCGTCTGAGGAATTCGACTTTCGCGTCGATGGACGTGAAATCAGCCGCGGGGGGCCTTCAGGTGGACCTGTCTATACATTCGAGGCCCATTACCAGGAAATCGTGCATAGCGAACGACTTGTATACACGTACAGTCTGGACAAAGGGGAAACCCGGCTGTCGGTTTCCGTCGCGACCATCGAACTCATCCCGGTCAGCGACGGCGTCAAACTGATCTATACCGAGCAGGGAGCGTTTTTGGAGGGATCCGATACACCGGAAATGCGTGAACAAGGAACGAAGGACATGCTGGATCTTCTCGGCAAGTCTCTCGGCAAAAGCAACCCCGATACTTTCGAGCTCCTGTCAGAGCGGAAGTTCGATGTCCCGCGCGATTTGGTATACCGGGCTTGGACCGATCCGGAGCTCCTCTCCCAATGGTGGGGCCCCAACGGTTTCACCAATACGATCCATACTTTCGATCCAAGACCCGGCGGCGTCTGGGAGTTGACGATGCACGCCCCCAACGGAGCCAGCTTTCCAAACCGAAACGTCTTTCGTGAAATCGGGCCTGCTCGCATTGTGGTGCAGCACGAGTCCAAGCCTCACTTTCTGCTTGCATCCACCTTTGAGGACGTGGACGGCGGAACCGCGATGACGTTCCGGCAGACTTTCGAAACCGAAGAAGATTTCCACAAGCTCAAACCCATCTGCGAAGAAGCAAATGAACAAAATCTAGACAGGCTCGGTTCGGTCCTGAAGAAGCTTTGCGAATCGGTTTAA
- a CDS encoding glycoside hydrolase family 3 protein, with protein MSVGRKKVSAALLALSMLLSQAFFSQGVQNTNAQEQGEVVDLVISLNAPEVDTGVEEDTVQLQALHVYRDGHFEKASKDLEWKTSNKNVAAVDKEGTVRFAKHPGRTFISVTDGTFEDRIAFDYKDRGEQKVSVVKQKGERYRIIDKAIAGMTLEEKVGQMMMPDFRKWNGKDVTSMLPEIEALVKKYKVGGVILFRENVVNTEQTVRLVHDYQLAAEKYGLMVTIDQEGGIVTRLQQGTDMPGNMALGATRSKELAFQVGDVIGKELAALGINTNFAPDMDVNNNPDNPVIGVRSFGEDPQLVSDLGVAYIKGLQQNGIAATAKHFPGHGDTAVDSHLGLPEVPHDKDRLSKVELYPFKKAMEAGVDAIMTAHVTFPKIDDTKVISKKDGTEIALPATLSPKVITGLIRDELGFDGVVSTDAMNMQAIADHFGPVDAAVRAVKAGVDIVLMPVGLEEVTGGILQAVKNGEISEARIEQSVKRILTLKVKRGIFKAEEPEGVDAQIKRAQAIVGSAENKQVEAEAAARSVTLVKNSGVLPLALEDDKKIVVVGTTYADSLADAVKKHHAHTSVVQIANGALSAEQKKLVDEADAVIIGSYTFDVKGRSPDNALMSIYNGIIQETDKPVIGIGIRNPYDIMAYPEVDAYLAQYGFRNASFAAAAATIFGKNNPTGKLPVTIPDGKGGDLYEFGHGLSYER; from the coding sequence ATGAGTGTCGGGAGAAAAAAAGTCAGCGCCGCTTTGTTGGCGCTTTCCATGCTGCTGAGCCAAGCCTTTTTTTCGCAGGGCGTACAGAATACAAACGCACAGGAACAGGGTGAGGTTGTGGATCTGGTCATCAGTCTGAACGCTCCCGAGGTAGATACGGGCGTAGAAGAGGACACGGTCCAGCTGCAGGCGCTTCATGTTTACCGGGACGGTCATTTTGAAAAAGCATCCAAAGACTTGGAATGGAAAACATCCAACAAGAATGTGGCGGCTGTCGATAAAGAGGGTACCGTACGCTTTGCCAAGCACCCGGGAAGAACTTTCATCTCCGTGACCGACGGCACGTTCGAAGACCGTATCGCCTTCGACTATAAGGATCGCGGGGAGCAGAAGGTATCGGTCGTCAAGCAGAAAGGGGAGCGCTACCGGATCATCGACAAAGCGATTGCGGGCATGACATTGGAAGAAAAAGTGGGGCAGATGATGATGCCCGATTTTCGCAAATGGAACGGCAAAGACGTCACGAGCATGCTGCCGGAAATCGAGGCTCTGGTCAAGAAATACAAGGTCGGCGGTGTGATCTTGTTCCGGGAGAATGTGGTGAACACGGAGCAGACGGTACGCCTCGTCCATGACTATCAGCTGGCGGCTGAAAAATACGGGCTCATGGTGACGATTGACCAGGAGGGCGGGATCGTCACCCGATTGCAGCAGGGGACGGACATGCCGGGCAACATGGCGCTGGGCGCTACCCGCTCGAAGGAGCTCGCCTTTCAGGTAGGGGACGTCATCGGCAAGGAACTGGCTGCCCTTGGGATCAACACCAACTTCGCTCCTGACATGGATGTGAACAATAACCCGGACAACCCGGTGATCGGTGTCAGGTCGTTCGGGGAGGACCCGCAGCTGGTCAGCGATTTGGGGGTCGCTTATATAAAAGGGCTGCAGCAAAACGGCATCGCCGCTACGGCCAAGCACTTTCCCGGCCATGGCGATACCGCCGTCGATTCCCATCTGGGCTTGCCGGAAGTTCCCCACGACAAAGACCGTCTGTCAAAAGTCGAGCTGTATCCGTTCAAAAAAGCGATGGAGGCGGGAGTGGATGCGATCATGACCGCCCATGTCACTTTCCCGAAAATCGACGACACCAAGGTGATCTCGAAGAAGGACGGGACGGAAATTGCGCTGCCTGCCACGCTGTCGCCCAAAGTCATCACTGGGCTAATCCGCGACGAGCTGGGCTTCGACGGCGTCGTATCCACCGATGCCATGAACATGCAGGCGATCGCTGACCACTTCGGTCCGGTAGACGCGGCAGTCCGGGCCGTGAAGGCGGGCGTGGATATCGTGCTGATGCCGGTCGGTTTGGAAGAGGTGACGGGCGGTATCCTCCAGGCCGTGAAAAATGGAGAGATCAGCGAAGCGCGGATTGAACAGTCCGTCAAACGGATCCTGACGTTGAAGGTGAAGCGGGGTATCTTCAAAGCGGAAGAGCCGGAGGGAGTGGACGCGCAAATCAAGCGTGCGCAGGCGATAGTCGGCTCTGCGGAAAACAAGCAGGTGGAAGCTGAAGCGGCCGCCCGCTCGGTGACCCTGGTCAAAAACAGCGGCGTGCTGCCGCTTGCGCTCGAAGATGACAAAAAGATTGTCGTAGTCGGGACGACGTATGCCGACAGCCTGGCTGACGCGGTGAAAAAACACCATGCCCATACATCGGTGGTCCAAATCGCCAACGGGGCGCTCAGCGCCGAGCAGAAGAAGCTGGTAGACGAGGCAGACGCCGTGATCATCGGCTCCTATACGTTTGATGTAAAAGGACGGTCGCCGGACAACGCTCTGATGAGCATTTACAACGGAATCATCCAGGAAACCGATAAGCCCGTAATCGGTATCGGCATTCGCAATCCGTACGACATCATGGCTTATCCGGAAGTGGATGCTTATCTCGCCCAGTACGGTTTTCGCAATGCCAGCTTTGCGGCCGCGGCAGCCACCATTTTCGGCAAAAACAACCCTACGGGAAAACTGCCGGTCACGATTCCGGACGGCAAGGGCGGGGATCTTTACGAGTTCGGCCACGGCTTATCCTACGAGCGATGA
- a CDS encoding serine hydrolase: MKKRAAIVGLCVSLAWGAMAFPAIAAKRGDGEAPAIEKKEKKTKPVKHPLSHPWDKPGQSSGKLHPGKPSAAGMSAAPLEEIDSLIESSIDQGVMPGAVVLVARRGVIVKEQAYGFSAKYADDEKTPLDQPVRMKTDTIFDLASVSKLFTSTAVMQLYEKGRFDLDDPVADYLPEFAENGKEKVTIRQLLTHTSGFEPFIPLYTMGSSREERMEIVLRHPLVNRPGTEYVYSDLNLITLGALVEKLTGQRLDEYVRKHITEPLGMSDTMYNPNERLKKRIAATEYQPWTDRELVWGEVHDENAWSLDGVAGHAGVFSSARDLAVFAQMMLNGGKYGGKRILSEESIKLMTENQIPEFPGDDHGLGWELNQGWYMDALSDSKTLGHTGYTGTSIVVSPNNETICIVLTNRVHPTRNTVSTNPVRRGVARLAALAIPVEIPWKDGAWFAGVGDEQQNTLTAEVDLADGGTITYDTWYRLENESDFGYVEASADGENWTEVGPAATGESDWESISWELPSGTKEIRFRYATDKTVNGRGWFVHAPKVTDEAGDEVDVEWMADGWSQETNKRR; the protein is encoded by the coding sequence ATGAAAAAACGGGCCGCCATTGTCGGTCTATGTGTCAGTTTGGCGTGGGGGGCCATGGCTTTTCCGGCCATTGCCGCCAAGCGTGGGGACGGGGAAGCGCCGGCCATCGAAAAGAAGGAGAAGAAGACCAAGCCTGTCAAGCATCCGCTTTCCCATCCGTGGGACAAGCCCGGCCAATCCAGCGGCAAGCTGCATCCGGGGAAGCCTTCGGCGGCAGGCATGTCAGCTGCACCGCTGGAGGAGATCGATTCGCTTATCGAATCGTCGATTGACCAAGGCGTGATGCCTGGCGCGGTCGTGCTCGTCGCCCGACGCGGTGTGATCGTCAAAGAACAGGCGTACGGCTTCTCCGCGAAATACGCCGATGACGAAAAAACGCCGTTGGATCAGCCTGTTCGGATGAAAACGGACACCATTTTCGACCTGGCTTCGGTAAGCAAGCTGTTTACTTCCACGGCCGTCATGCAGCTGTACGAGAAGGGACGGTTCGACCTGGACGATCCGGTCGCCGACTACCTTCCCGAGTTTGCGGAAAACGGCAAGGAAAAGGTCACTATCCGCCAGCTGTTGACTCATACCTCCGGCTTTGAGCCGTTCATTCCGCTGTATACAATGGGAAGCAGCCGGGAAGAAAGAATGGAGATCGTCTTGCGCCATCCCCTCGTCAACCGTCCAGGTACCGAATACGTATACAGCGATCTCAATTTGATCACGCTGGGGGCACTGGTGGAAAAGCTGACGGGCCAACGCCTGGATGAGTACGTCCGCAAGCACATCACGGAGCCTCTGGGCATGTCCGATACGATGTACAATCCGAATGAACGCCTGAAAAAGCGGATCGCGGCTACGGAATACCAGCCGTGGACAGACAGGGAATTGGTTTGGGGCGAAGTGCATGACGAGAATGCCTGGTCGCTGGACGGCGTGGCGGGTCATGCGGGAGTGTTCAGCTCCGCCCGCGACCTGGCTGTCTTTGCGCAAATGATGCTGAATGGCGGGAAATACGGCGGGAAGCGGATTCTGTCCGAGGAATCGATCAAACTGATGACGGAAAACCAGATTCCGGAGTTTCCGGGAGATGACCACGGTCTCGGCTGGGAGCTGAACCAGGGCTGGTACATGGATGCCTTGAGCGACTCCAAGACGCTGGGGCATACCGGTTATACCGGCACCTCGATCGTGGTCAGTCCGAACAATGAAACCATTTGCATCGTCCTCACCAATCGCGTACACCCTACGCGCAATACCGTCTCTACCAATCCGGTCCGGAGGGGAGTCGCCCGCCTGGCAGCGCTGGCGATCCCGGTCGAGATCCCTTGGAAGGACGGAGCCTGGTTTGCGGGTGTCGGCGACGAACAGCAAAATACGCTGACCGCCGAGGTAGACCTTGCCGATGGGGGGACGATCACGTACGATACCTGGTACCGGCTGGAAAACGAGTCGGATTTCGGCTATGTCGAAGCGTCCGCGGACGGCGAGAACTGGACAGAGGTCGGTCCCGCCGCAACGGGTGAAAGCGACTGGGAAAGCATCTCGTGGGAGCTTCCTTCCGGGACCAAGGAAATCCGTTTTCGCTATGCCACAGACAAGACCGTGAACGGACGGGGATGGTTTGTCCATGCTCCGAAAGTGACGGATGAAGCAGGCGATGAGGTGGATGTCGAGTGGATGGCGGATGGCTGGTCGCAAGAGACAAATAAAAGGAGATGA
- a CDS encoding MerR family transcriptional regulator: MSYTIGQVSDLTGLSIHTLRYYEKEGILPSVSRNESGLRIYETKDLEALEFIGCLRALGMTIKDIKHFVQTSTTIDQRLRILERQKEIVAAKMDQLLTYQSMIERKIEIYTKMQSEVEM; this comes from the coding sequence GTGAGCTATACGATCGGTCAAGTATCGGATTTGACAGGACTATCGATTCATACGTTACGGTACTATGAAAAGGAAGGCATTTTGCCGTCTGTTTCGCGCAACGAGAGCGGGTTGCGCATCTATGAAACAAAGGACCTGGAAGCCCTGGAATTTATCGGTTGTCTCCGAGCGCTGGGGATGACGATCAAAGATATCAAGCATTTCGTTCAGACCAGTACAACCATTGACCAACGCCTTCGCATTTTGGAGAGGCAAAAGGAGATCGTCGCAGCGAAGATGGATCAACTCCTAACCTATCAGTCGATGATCGAACGCAAAATAGAGATCTATACGAAAATGCAAAGCGAAGTAGAGATGTAA
- a CDS encoding BCCT family transporter: MTFTISLIIVLIIVLFGVISPELFARAATRILDLTTTNFGWFYLIVTLGFLIFCIFLAFSKYGQITLGDDDDEPEFSLPTWFAMLFSAGMGIGLVFWGVAEPVSHYFAPPAGVTGQTPEAAQTAMRFAFFHWGLHPWGIYAIIALCLAYFQFRKGAKGLISSTFTPLLGEKVNGPIGKTIDVLAVIATAFGVATSLGLGTLQINGGLSHIFGLPSTPLVQIVIIAIITVLYLVSSVSGLDKGIKLLSNTNLVLALCLLVLTLLFGPTAFLFDTFTSTLGSYLNNLVSMSLRLTPFTHGNWVANWTLFYWAWWISWAPFVGMFIARVSRGRTIKEFVVCVMLVPSLLSFIWFSVFGGTALHLEIFDRAPIGAAVQQDISTALFLTLEQLPLGQILSFVALFLIVVFFITSADSATFVLGMLTSDGDLHPSTRVKITWGLLQSATAVVLLLSGGLEGLQTASIVAALPFAIIMVLMCYSLLKALDAEAHEVRLKRREQQRKLEKLLNES, encoded by the coding sequence ATGACATTCACCATTTCCTTGATCATCGTCCTCATCATCGTCCTCTTTGGCGTCATCAGTCCCGAGCTGTTCGCCCGAGCCGCTACCCGAATCCTTGACCTGACCACGACCAATTTCGGCTGGTTTTACCTGATTGTGACACTGGGCTTCCTGATCTTCTGCATTTTTTTGGCGTTCAGCAAATACGGGCAAATCACCCTGGGGGATGATGACGACGAGCCCGAATTCTCCCTCCCTACCTGGTTCGCCATGCTGTTTAGCGCCGGCATGGGGATCGGCCTTGTTTTTTGGGGAGTAGCCGAACCGGTCTCCCACTACTTCGCGCCGCCTGCTGGCGTGACCGGACAGACCCCGGAGGCCGCCCAAACCGCCATGCGCTTCGCCTTTTTTCACTGGGGCCTGCATCCCTGGGGCATCTACGCGATCATCGCACTGTGCCTCGCCTATTTTCAATTTCGCAAAGGCGCAAAGGGATTGATCTCCTCGACGTTTACCCCCCTGTTGGGAGAGAAGGTGAACGGACCGATCGGCAAGACGATCGACGTCCTCGCGGTAATCGCTACCGCCTTTGGCGTCGCCACCTCCCTGGGACTGGGCACGCTGCAAATCAACGGAGGATTGTCCCACATCTTTGGACTTCCCTCGACCCCTCTCGTCCAGATCGTCATCATCGCGATTATCACGGTGCTGTACCTAGTCTCGTCCGTGTCCGGGCTCGACAAAGGGATCAAGCTGCTGAGCAACACCAACCTCGTCCTGGCTCTCTGCCTGCTCGTGCTGACGCTCCTTTTTGGACCGACTGCGTTTTTGTTCGATACGTTCACGAGCACACTTGGCAGCTATCTGAACAACCTCGTCTCCATGAGCTTGCGCCTCACCCCGTTTACGCATGGCAACTGGGTCGCCAACTGGACGCTGTTTTACTGGGCCTGGTGGATCTCGTGGGCGCCTTTCGTCGGCATGTTCATCGCACGAGTGTCCAGAGGGAGGACCATCAAGGAGTTTGTGGTTTGCGTCATGCTCGTCCCCAGTTTGCTCAGCTTTATCTGGTTTTCCGTGTTCGGCGGTACAGCCCTGCACCTGGAAATATTCGACCGTGCCCCGATCGGCGCCGCCGTGCAGCAGGACATTTCCACCGCCTTGTTCCTGACCCTGGAGCAGCTTCCACTTGGACAGATATTGAGCTTCGTCGCGCTCTTCCTGATCGTCGTTTTCTTCATCACGTCAGCCGACTCCGCGACTTTCGTCCTCGGCATGCTTACGTCCGATGGCGACCTCCATCCGTCTACCCGGGTGAAAATTACGTGGGGCCTTCTCCAGTCGGCCACCGCGGTAGTCCTCCTGCTGAGCGGCGGCCTGGAGGGACTGCAGACCGCATCGATCGTCGCTGCCCTTCCTTTTGCCATCATCATGGTGCTAATGTGCTACTCGCTCTTGAAAGCACTGGATGCCGAAGCCCACGAAGTGCGGCTGAAGCGAAGAGAGCAGCAAAGAAAGCTCGAAAAGCTGCTGAACGAGTCGTGA
- a CDS encoding DUF4179 domain-containing protein, with product MEKWPELHKEQDIENNIRRAIQQVEMPVDSFSDHIMRRIGEKRMKHNNSKLMKKAMVATSAAAVLGLAAIGSASVSPAMAESLKGIPLVSNLVAELTGKTYTYGDEEAWSMGEDSGLAYKVDGSDRSQVMVNANGQPQNIQMEVQWNDLKDAYKQQMEAALQKVFQGEPVQAKTVDITIQYGDFPEGSSIKSGAVYLSTRVKNTTVVLEDGKLHRVVKSLANGEVDPAALKTAETVFDGTALDGLKKGPLDHLSFIMENGKEMYELLFDNSQFKPVFVVVEKGTNRILKVAASDLEDQPNEMAKYAAVMEGYTEDQLLANAAIQAKQLLKLDLTGYKAAKDPKSFSVVRFTKEGAPAVLGKYNHKGQFYALQLEEYSIGI from the coding sequence ATGGAGAAATGGCCGGAACTACATAAGGAGCAAGATATTGAGAACAACATTCGGCGCGCGATTCAACAAGTAGAGATGCCTGTAGACAGCTTTAGCGACCATATCATGAGACGGATTGGAGAGAAACGGATGAAACATAACAACAGCAAACTGATGAAAAAAGCAATGGTGGCGACATCCGCCGCAGCCGTACTGGGACTCGCTGCGATCGGCAGTGCCTCTGTATCCCCAGCCATGGCCGAATCGCTCAAAGGCATTCCACTCGTGAGCAATCTGGTCGCAGAGCTCACCGGAAAGACGTATACGTACGGCGATGAGGAAGCCTGGAGCATGGGAGAGGATTCGGGCTTGGCATACAAGGTGGACGGCTCGGACAGAAGCCAGGTCATGGTCAATGCGAATGGCCAGCCTCAAAACATCCAAATGGAAGTTCAGTGGAACGACCTGAAGGATGCCTATAAACAACAAATGGAAGCCGCCCTGCAGAAAGTATTTCAGGGAGAACCGGTTCAGGCCAAAACAGTGGACATCACGATCCAGTACGGAGATTTCCCCGAGGGATCTTCCATAAAAAGCGGTGCGGTCTATCTAAGCACGAGAGTGAAGAATACGACGGTCGTTTTGGAGGACGGCAAGCTGCACAGAGTCGTCAAGAGCCTTGCCAATGGGGAGGTCGATCCCGCCGCTCTCAAGACGGCAGAAACCGTCTTTGACGGCACGGCGTTAGACGGCTTGAAGAAAGGGCCTTTGGATCATCTTTCCTTTATCATGGAAAACGGAAAAGAAATGTACGAACTGTTGTTTGACAACTCGCAATTCAAACCGGTATTTGTGGTGGTAGAAAAAGGGACAAACCGCATTTTGAAGGTCGCGGCCAGCGATCTGGAAGATCAGCCGAACGAAATGGCGAAATATGCCGCCGTGATGGAAGGATACACCGAGGACCAGTTGCTGGCCAATGCGGCGATTCAGGCCAAGCAATTGCTGAAGCTCGATCTGACGGGCTACAAAGCGGCCAAGGATCCGAAAAGCTTCTCTGTAGTCCGATTCACCAAAGAAGGCGCCCCAGCAGTGCTCGGCAAATACAACCACAAGGGACAGTTTTACGCTCTACAATTGGAGGAGTACAGCATCGGCATCTAA
- a CDS encoding sigma-70 family RNA polymerase sigma factor, which translates to MERPALLTGQTEPPSSDIESAIRQVKSGDSETYTVIIRAFEKKIYTYCFCILKSREEAEDAVQDIFIKAYQELDRYEKRVSFSAWLYKIAYHHCLDQIRKQNRWQRLVSRYQEQVSSSSYMRRPNDAVQELLQHLNQEETNLLLLKAVEQYSFEEIGQITGCKPTTLRKKYERLRKKLIEHHNLGGGIVYGEMAGTT; encoded by the coding sequence TTGGAACGACCCGCCCTATTAACAGGCCAAACGGAGCCTCCCTCTTCGGATATCGAATCCGCCATCCGGCAAGTGAAGTCCGGCGACTCCGAGACGTACACCGTGATCATTCGCGCCTTCGAAAAGAAAATCTATACGTATTGCTTCTGTATCTTGAAGAGTCGCGAAGAAGCGGAGGATGCGGTGCAGGACATTTTTATCAAGGCTTATCAAGAGCTGGACCGATACGAAAAACGGGTGTCTTTCTCCGCATGGCTCTACAAGATCGCCTATCATCACTGTCTGGATCAAATCCGCAAGCAGAATCGCTGGCAGCGGCTTGTATCGCGCTATCAGGAGCAGGTGTCTTCTTCTTCCTATATGAGACGTCCGAACGATGCGGTTCAGGAGCTGCTTCAGCATTTGAATCAGGAAGAAACCAACCTGCTTCTGTTGAAGGCGGTCGAACAGTATTCTTTTGAAGAAATCGGACAAATCACAGGATGCAAACCGACAACGCTGCGCAAAAAGTACGAACGGCTACGCAAAAAACTGATCGAACATCACAATCTTGGAGGAGGAATCGTCTATGGAGAAATGGCCGGAACTACATAA